A single Ammospiza caudacuta isolate bAmmCau1 chromosome 6, bAmmCau1.pri, whole genome shotgun sequence DNA region contains:
- the ATL1 gene encoding atlastin-1 isoform X2, translating into MARNRRDRSSWGSFADKTYEWSSEEEESVRKAGPVQVLIVKDDHSFELDEAALNRILLSEAVRDKEVVAVSVAGAFRKGKSFLMDFMLRYMYNKEAVDWVGDYNEPLTGFSWRGGSERETTGIQIWSEVFLVDKPDGTKVAVLLMDTQGTFDSQSTLRDSATVFALSTMISSIQVYNLSQNVQEDDLQHLQLFTEYGRLAMEETFQKPFQSLIFLVRDWSFPYEFSYGSDGGARFLEKRLKVSGNQHEELQNVRKHIHSCFTKISCFLLPHPGLKVATNPNFDGKLKEIDDEFIKNLKILIPWLLSPENLDVKEINGNHITCRGLVEYFKAYIKIYQGEELPHPKSMLQATAEANNLAAVATAKDTYSRRMEEVCGGDKPFLAPSDLQARHSELREEAVRLFRGVKKMGGEEFSRRYLQQLEAEIDELYIQYIKHNDSKNIFHAARTPATLFVVIFITYVLAGVTGFIGLDIIASLCNMILGLTLITLCTWAYIRYSGEYRELGAVIDQVAAALWDQALYKLYSAAATHRHLYQHAFPAPRSEPGPPADRKQL; encoded by the exons GCAGCTTTGCAGACAAGACCTACGAGTGGagctctgaggaggaggagtCGGTGAGGAAGGCGGGGCCGGTGCAGGTGCTCATTGTCAAGGATGATCACTCCTTCGAGCTGGACGAGGCCGCCCTGAACCGCATCCTGCTCTCCGAGGCTGTCAGGGACAAGGAGGTGGTGGCTGTGTCCGTGGCTGGGGCTTTCAGGAAAGGCAAATCCTTCCTGATGGACTTCATGCTGCGCTACATGTACAACAAG GAGGCAGTGGACTGGGTTGGGGATTACAACGAGCCCCTGACCGGGTTCTCCTGGAGGGGCGGCTCCGAGCGGGAGACGACCGGGATTCAGATCTGGAGCGAGGTGTTCCTGGTGGACAAGCCCGATGGTACCAAg GttgcagtgctgctgatggACACCCAGGGCACCTTTGACAGCCAGTCCACCCTCAGGGACTCAGCCACCGTGTTTGCCCTCAGCACCATGATCAGCTCCATCCAG GTTTATAACTTGTCCCAGAACGTGCAGGAGGATGATCTGCAGCACTTGCAG cttttcacCGAGTATGGCCGGCTGGCCATGGAGGAGACGTTCCAGAAGCCGTTCCAG TCCCTCATATTCCTTGTTCGTGACTGGAGCTTCCCTTATGAATTCTCCTATGGATCTGATGGGGGTGCAAGGTTTTTGGAGAAGCGACTGAAG GTGTCAGGCAACCAGCACGAGGAGCTGCAGAATGTCAGGAAGCACATCCACTCCTGCTTCACCAAAATCTCCTGCTTCCTCTTACCCCACCCCGGCCTCAAAGTCGCCACCAACCCCAATTTCGATGGAAAACTCAAAG aaatagATGATGAGTTCATCAAGAACTTGAAGATTTTGATTCCTTGGCTCCTTAGTCCTGAGAACCTGGATGTTAAGGAGATCAATGGCAACCACATCACCTGTCGAGGCCTTGTGGAGTATTTTAAg GCCTACATCAAGATCTACCAAGGGGAGGAGCTGCCACACCCCAAGTCCATGCTGCAG GCCACAGCAGAAGCCAACAATTTAGCAGCAGTTGCCACTGCCAAAGACACCTACAGCAGGAGGATGGAAGAG GTGTGCGGGGGGGACAAGCCCTTCCTGGCGCCCAGCGACCTGCAGGCGCGGCACTCGGAGCTGCGGGAGGAGGCGGTGCGGCTGTTCCGCGGCGTCAAGAAGATGGGAGGGGAGGAGTTCAGCCGGCGctacctgcagcagctggaggccGAGATCGACGAGCTCTACATCCAGTACATCAAGCACAACGACAGCAAGAACATCTTCCACGCCGCCCGCACCCCGGCCACGCTCTTCGTCGTCATCTTCATCACCTACGTGCTGGCCGGCGTCACCGGCTTCATTGGCTTGGACATCATAGCCAGCCTGTGCAACATGATCCTGGGCTTGACACTTATCACACTCTGTACCTGGGCTTATATCAGATACTCTGGGGAGTACAGAGAACTGGGAGCTGTAATAGACCAAGTGGCTGCAGCCTTGTGGGACCAG
- the ATL1 gene encoding atlastin-1 isoform X1, with amino-acid sequence MARNRRDRSSWGSFADKTYEWSSEEEESVRKAGPVQVLIVKDDHSFELDEAALNRILLSEAVRDKEVVAVSVAGAFRKGKSFLMDFMLRYMYNKEAVDWVGDYNEPLTGFSWRGGSERETTGIQIWSEVFLVDKPDGTKVAVLLMDTQGTFDSQSTLRDSATVFALSTMISSIQVYNLSQNVQEDDLQHLQLFTEYGRLAMEETFQKPFQSLIFLVRDWSFPYEFSYGSDGGARFLEKRLKVSGNQHEELQNVRKHIHSCFTKISCFLLPHPGLKVATNPNFDGKLKEIDDEFIKNLKILIPWLLSPENLDVKEINGNHITCRGLVEYFKAYIKIYQGEELPHPKSMLQATAEANNLAAVATAKDTYSRRMEEVCGGDKPFLAPSDLQARHSELREEAVRLFRGVKKMGGEEFSRRYLQQLEAEIDELYIQYIKHNDSKNIFHAARTPATLFVVIFITYVLAGVTGFIGLDIIASLCNMILGLTLITLCTWAYIRYSGEYRELGAVIDQVAAALWDQGSTNEALYKLYSAAATHRHLYQHAFPAPRSEPGPPADRKQL; translated from the exons GCAGCTTTGCAGACAAGACCTACGAGTGGagctctgaggaggaggagtCGGTGAGGAAGGCGGGGCCGGTGCAGGTGCTCATTGTCAAGGATGATCACTCCTTCGAGCTGGACGAGGCCGCCCTGAACCGCATCCTGCTCTCCGAGGCTGTCAGGGACAAGGAGGTGGTGGCTGTGTCCGTGGCTGGGGCTTTCAGGAAAGGCAAATCCTTCCTGATGGACTTCATGCTGCGCTACATGTACAACAAG GAGGCAGTGGACTGGGTTGGGGATTACAACGAGCCCCTGACCGGGTTCTCCTGGAGGGGCGGCTCCGAGCGGGAGACGACCGGGATTCAGATCTGGAGCGAGGTGTTCCTGGTGGACAAGCCCGATGGTACCAAg GttgcagtgctgctgatggACACCCAGGGCACCTTTGACAGCCAGTCCACCCTCAGGGACTCAGCCACCGTGTTTGCCCTCAGCACCATGATCAGCTCCATCCAG GTTTATAACTTGTCCCAGAACGTGCAGGAGGATGATCTGCAGCACTTGCAG cttttcacCGAGTATGGCCGGCTGGCCATGGAGGAGACGTTCCAGAAGCCGTTCCAG TCCCTCATATTCCTTGTTCGTGACTGGAGCTTCCCTTATGAATTCTCCTATGGATCTGATGGGGGTGCAAGGTTTTTGGAGAAGCGACTGAAG GTGTCAGGCAACCAGCACGAGGAGCTGCAGAATGTCAGGAAGCACATCCACTCCTGCTTCACCAAAATCTCCTGCTTCCTCTTACCCCACCCCGGCCTCAAAGTCGCCACCAACCCCAATTTCGATGGAAAACTCAAAG aaatagATGATGAGTTCATCAAGAACTTGAAGATTTTGATTCCTTGGCTCCTTAGTCCTGAGAACCTGGATGTTAAGGAGATCAATGGCAACCACATCACCTGTCGAGGCCTTGTGGAGTATTTTAAg GCCTACATCAAGATCTACCAAGGGGAGGAGCTGCCACACCCCAAGTCCATGCTGCAG GCCACAGCAGAAGCCAACAATTTAGCAGCAGTTGCCACTGCCAAAGACACCTACAGCAGGAGGATGGAAGAG GTGTGCGGGGGGGACAAGCCCTTCCTGGCGCCCAGCGACCTGCAGGCGCGGCACTCGGAGCTGCGGGAGGAGGCGGTGCGGCTGTTCCGCGGCGTCAAGAAGATGGGAGGGGAGGAGTTCAGCCGGCGctacctgcagcagctggaggccGAGATCGACGAGCTCTACATCCAGTACATCAAGCACAACGACAGCAAGAACATCTTCCACGCCGCCCGCACCCCGGCCACGCTCTTCGTCGTCATCTTCATCACCTACGTGCTGGCCGGCGTCACCGGCTTCATTGGCTTGGACATCATAGCCAGCCTGTGCAACATGATCCTGGGCTTGACACTTATCACACTCTGTACCTGGGCTTATATCAGATACTCTGGGGAGTACAGAGAACTGGGAGCTGTAATAGACCAAGTGGCTGCAGCCTTGTGGGACCAG